In Colletotrichum higginsianum IMI 349063 chromosome 1, whole genome shotgun sequence, the DNA window CCACTGCAGCTTGACTACCGCCATGGGTTCATACGGAATTGCGTGCGTCAGGCCCTGTGCGTCTTATTGCCGCGTATAGCCAGTAGGAACCATAACACACCGGACGAACGGCCGgcaaccacaaccacccgAATGCCTGTTAAACTGTGTGTACACTGCGAGAAAAGGGGGCTCGTAGCGCAAACCTTCCTATTGTTACAGTCCTTCGTACATATTTCCTATGCAATTTCTATACACAAGCTTGACGCCCACCTGCTCATGGCTTTTTGAATGGCCTTGGTGGTATAGTAGCCTTCAGGGACTTGGTGGTACAGTCCTCTTCAGTCGCCTTCAGATATCCAAACCACGACCCCGGCACGCTGAGTTTTGATCCGCTCCCATTTCTGTGTCCATCAGACTTGATGAAAATACCAAGGCTTGATACCGCACCGAAGTGCTGAGGGATGACCGTCCATTCCGAAGAGCCATGGGTCAGCGGCTGTTCCTCCACAGTTTCACTTTCCGATACGCCAAAAGCAATGCTCAGAGCCGAGCCGCTCGCTCTCGTAAGTTTCGGTCGAGCGCTAAAGGGGGGCGTGATAAAGTATTGGATGTATGAGCCCGGGGCAACCACATCTTGCCCGATACTCCTGTCTTGCTCGGCACTCCCGTCATTGCGGCTTTCAAAGGATCGAATGAAGCTGTCCAGACCCTCATCCCCGGGTGACAGCGAGTAGGCGATATCGGGATCTAACGACAGAAGCCCTCGCTTCTTTCCCCATCCTCCGCCGCCACTCACTTCGGGTCTGTCAGTATTGCATTGTGTATGTCGCGAACAAAACCGATCCTGGACTTACGAATCTTGTAGAGCCTGCCATGATGTTGCAAGTGGCACCGAATATGGTCTTTGAATTCTAGAGCCAGCTCCCATTCCTCGTGGACGTCTTGGGTTTGACTCGATAAATCGAACCACTCCTGTAGTATGTCGAGATCCTGTGATTGTTTGGGGCCTGGGGGCTGAACGAGGGCCCAAACGCCCACGGGGCCTGGAGGGAATGTGTGGCCCTCTTTCGATCGTCTGACGTACAATTCGTTGACGGCTTTCTCGAGCTCAGTCGAAGCCGGCGTTTCCTCGCCACCTACCTCAACCAGGCTGACTATGTTTCCGAGCCCCGCGAGGATTTTTCGAGGGGCAGTGATAGGAACCAACGGAGACTGGATGTTGTACTTGTTCTGATTGTCTGGGTCCCAGAAATGGACGTTATGGGTCCGCTTCTCCATCCAACGCATCTTCTGTAATCCAGTCGTCGGTCCTGAGTTACGCCAGCGGCTCGCGAACATGGTTGTCTGACGACCATTCTGGAAAACGGTGTTGGCAAGAGGCA includes these proteins:
- a CDS encoding V-type c subunit family protein, translated to MEGIVKANPSNFIRYTTGKQVRLKVTRRNNRIACFSVHGNAKSHKYGLVHEVNQHFKKLRRTGLQYQSSLVVLASQQYASWLEDEQFMSALVEPFATAPRGSDLEGRKLPQDIHVLAAAVDGLHPLRVFGDTPHGFSFYYANMKNTMSHMWRDKPDLPDEPKSYIGFHSGASHFGAMVSCKLPLANTVFQNGRQTTMFASRWRNSGPTTGLQKMRWMEKRTHNVHFWDPDNQNKYNIQSPLVPITAPRKILAGLGNIVSLVEVGGEETPASTELEKAVNELYVRRSKEGHTFPPGPVGVWALVQPPGPKQSQDLDILQEWFDLSSQTQDVHEEWELALEFKDHIRCHLQHHGRLYKILSGGGGWGKKRGLLSLDPDIAYSLSPGDEGLDSFIRSFESRNDGSAEQDRSIGQDVVAPGSYIQYFITPPFSARPKLTRASGSALSIAFGVSESETVEEQPLTHGSSEWTVIPQHFGAVSSLGIFIKSDGHRNGSGSKLSVPGSWFGYLKATEEDCTTKSLKATIPPRPFKKP